The sequence ggatcggatatggatgacaaaTTATCATCCACGGATtatccattatcacccgaaatacatctatatatacatatatacgtactaaaatatatgcatatacatctacatatcgatatacatatacatataacctacaAAATTCTTAAATTCTTAACGATAATAAGGGTTGTAATAGTCACAATTATTAAATTGTTGCTAAAAATATTCAAAGTTACATATTTAGATTAGTTTAAACGTTTATTTGCTTATATTATAACGTATTTTGCTCAATTAAATTCACAATCGGCGATAAATTACAATCAAAATATGTGTAACAAATCAAGaacataaagattaaatatttGTATCTGTTATAATCTATATTAATTGATAAAATCGTCGTTGgattaacatttcatttgatatccaacagatattcattaacccgcttaatccatcggatatggacggatgaactgaaattaaatggatatggatatgaatatggatgagcaaaaactaaatggatatggatgtggatatgacatcatccgatccatatccgattcATTGCTGTCCTACTTGAGTGTAAGTCATGTAATACTAATATTGCAATTGAATCAATTTATTATAAACCTAACAAATACTACACAAGATATAATGATTCATACAAGTCAATGGTGATTCATCCCTAAAAAAATTTCGCGAATTCGTGTGTCTATATAATGGGTCAATTCTTGTGACGCTCATGTTAATGAAATagttatataatgtatctatttagtATTTTCATCCATGATAAAAAAAATTCGTTTAATTTCAACTTTGTATGTACTTTTACTCATAAACATTTCTTATTACAAAACTTTGATGGTTAGATATGTTCAACGTATTATGAGGTATGTTATTGAATATATCACAACCCTTTGtagtttatttaatattgtttgctTTTTAATCAACCTAAcaaatactctctcaaattctatcattttaaaacccgcgaaatcgcgggtctttaactaattATACATAAGAGAGATATTTTCAACATGTTGGTGAGGTCGTTTGTGTAAGTTTTTACGTTTGGTTAAAGGTCGCTTTGGATTCATTTCTATCTCTTTAGATCAATTTTAATGTTGTTAagatttttagaaaaaaaaaaatatatttttattggcACATTCTCTTCCACGTAGGCTGGTGAAAAAATCACAAGTCTGTTTACCTCTTCCATCTAAAACCCTCCCAAACACAAATCCTGCAAATTTCTCTAGAAAACAATGAATTCATAAACCCtagccattcatcatcatcatcatgacctACTCTTCAGTTATCGTTCATAATTATATCCGATTATGTCTGAATCCACTCAGAACTACTGCTTCATTTCAGCTCCGCCGTCGTCTCCATCTAAGCCCTAAATTCATTCCGCCGCTAATTCTAGCTTCTTCATCTTCACgagtttcttcttcatcttcaacctCTTCCAATTACCGAATCAAGAGAACCGGAAATAATGACTCATACTCATTACCTTACTTGTTCCACCAAACTTTGCCCTACGGTCGTCACGCTTATGATGAATACGCTGCTTCTGAAGATGATTCTGACCGAGAACATTATCAATCCTCCTCCAATCTGGTTAGTATtgatatattataagtataataaatatattagCCATTGACGCGCTATTTAGGTTACATGTTGTTAGCTTAATTAAGGATCTCTATTCATTATCTAGTACGTTTAGAACCATAACAACTATACATGCTACTTATTACACATTCATTTAAGTCATATAAATTGTTAAATTCACTTCATTTAACAGTTATATCTCCATTGAAGTGAATGTATGCATCTTTGATACATTTACGCATCTATGTATTTCTCGAGTTTCTTCAAtaaataatgatttaaaacttTGCCAAATACCTCAACAAAGATAAACAGACATAGAAGGTGCAAAATTTTTGACTCATGTTTTTGAATCTTAAAATTTAGCTGGTTTTTACAGTTCTTACTGAAGACTTATTTATTTTTTGATACCTCCTCGCTTATGCGTTAGAAGTATATCACCTAGTTGTATTAAATGGTTCTTGTGTAGGGAGCTTCAACTCTTGATAACATTGATGAGTGGCAATGGAAGCTAACTACATTAATGCGCAACAAAGATGAGCAAGAGTTAGTTTCACGGGAGAAAAAGGACAGAAGAGATTTTGATCAACTTTCAGCACTGGCTACTCGCATGGGGTTACATAGGTGACTTTCAGTGGCTAATTGATGTCTAACTACGTATTATCTAGTTGTATATGTCcactaatagtattaatttttgcaGCCGTCAATATTCAAAAGTAATCGTCTTTAGTAAAGTTCCCTTGCCAAATTACAGACCAGATCTAGATGATAAACGCCCTCAAAGAGAGGTATCATTTCGTGTCCGTCTTACATTTTGCCAtcataagattattagtattaatcATGATATACATTTGTATGTAATGATTTCTGCAACTTTAGTCTCTAAGAGCACTTCTAATATTGGAGCCTTTACCCGCAAATTGTGTACTGAATATTACTTAAAAGTCTTTTAACATGCGTATAATTGTAAAAGCACATACACTAATGCTTTAGTGGGATGGTCTGCACACATGAGTAGTGTCTATAGGGGATTTTTGTCCAAAGCATTTGGTTATGAATATTTTTTAATATATGTAGGTGGTCCTATCTTCAGAATTACATAGCCGAGTTGATTATCATCTCAAATCGTACCTTTCACGAAAGTCTGTTAGTAGAGGCGGTTATCCAGATAATGGTTCACCTACCTCAAGTACATCCACAAGTTTTGTTACCGAGGAAAGATTTCACGAGCAAGATGAGCCTATGAGGCGAAGTCCTGTTGCAGAGGGAATTCTTAGGCGGAAAAGTTTGCAGTTGCGCAATATCCAACAAGATTGGCAGGTTTTTATTCATCTTATTTGAAGTACTGTTACAGTGGGGTTGGGTTGGCTTGAAACATGTTCTGTGCTATTTATTTAAACTCTTATATACACATGATTTGTTAAGTCTGAATACAAAAATCAATTTATtggaaatataataatatattatcgaCGAAAAATGATACAAGTACTTTCACTCATTCAAAGTTTATAAATTGTGCAACTTTTGAAGCATTTGGACTGTTTCCTCTTTGACTATTTGTACCTGTTTGACCTGTTATGGATCAAGCATAATCCCAATTTTCATTTATGTATAAATGGATTGATATGGCTGCCTGTAATTTTTATGCTCTCTGCTAAACTTTTGTGGCTATCTAAAGGTGTTTATCCTTGTATACGCTATCCTGTGTTCACGATTGCATTACTTCACGCAATTTGCATGAATATGTTTTAGTATATAAAGGGACCATCTGTTACTGTTTAAGCTGGTTAATGCTCTCCCTCTCGGGTAAaccccgaacagggaaaacctcaTCACTTTTATATAAAGGGACCAAGTCAGATAATGTTGACATCTTCATGCCTATCTTTAGGAATCTGCCGAAGGCCAAAAAATGCAAGAACTACGCAGGAGTCTACCTGCATATAAAGAGAAAGAAGCATTGTTAAATGCTATTTCTAGAAATCAGGTGCGTGTTGAATTCATATTAAAACTTCTGTTGGAATTTTAAATATCATGTATGCTACGTTTAACAACTAATATGGGCCATCTAACATTTATGCCATCCTATGACGGACAAATCATTCGTAAGAGTCAACTATTTTTTAAAGCACTGATTTGTCATATTTCAAAGGAGTTTAAAACAACAAAATCTTTCATAGATGGAGCATCTAGAAGCTTCCTAGAAGCTCTAAAATCTTTTTCTAAAACTTTTATATGTGGTTGAGCTTTTTGAAGTATCGTGTTGAGAATATTCTTTAATAATGCTGTAAGGTATTATTGTTGTAGAATATAAACTCTCAGAAGATAAACACACAATTTCACAATTTTGGGAAATTATGATAATCCATCTCTCAAGTCTTGAATCTATCTATGGTCTAAACTGTTTTGGCAGGTAATAGTGGTGTCTGGTGAAACAGGTTGTGGTAAAACCACTCAACTGCCTCAGTATATCTTAGAGTCAGAAATTGAAGCTGCTCGTGGAGCTCAATGCAGTATTATCTGTACCCAGCCGAGACGAATATCTGCTATGTCAGTCGCTGAGAGGGTTGCTGCGGAACGAGGGGAAAAACTTGGAGATTCGGTAACTTCTATTTCAACTTTCAAAATATTTTGAAAGTTTTGTCTGAATAGTACTGGCAGAGGTGGCAAATAGGTAGGTCAATTGGGTGTTGAACAGGTAAAAAAGGGCAGATTTCGAATGGGTCAACATGTGATTATCTAGTTCTAAAATGTGATTATAACTTGATAATTACATTTAATGAGTACATAATTACATttgattatcatgttttattttgtGATTATCACGATTATCATAAAGTAGCACCAGTGAAAAAAACTTTGAGAAGAAAATTTGTTTTTCTCTATACATTCTCAATAGCTTCTGAGAGTTATTATTTATATAAGAAGCTTCGAAAAATGAAAAATAAGCTTGTTTTAGATATATAGAGAGGGTTTTTGAAAGTCATTGTCACCTTTTGAGCCTTACCCCggctatgtatatgtatatatttgcacTTCATTGACACTATATGTATAGTCTATTGAATATggctaatttttctgtttataaggTGTCTAGGAGGTTGTATGCATGTTCAAAATAGGCTTCCGTCGACTGTTGACAAAATAGACCTGTTCCATATTTAACCAAACTTCTGATTTGGCCTGTCTGACCCTATATAGAAGAAAAGTAACCACAGTCTATCCCTTCACCAGTAATTAGATAAAAGCACCACCTCCACATAGTAACATGTTtttgttttgatctttttaacttcTTCTAAAGGTTGGGTATAAAGTTCGGCTTGAAGGAGTTAAAGGAAGGGATACTCGTCTGCTATTTTGTACTACTGGCATTTTGCTAAGGCGATTACTACTTGACAGGAGCTTGCAAGGTGTAAGTCATGTTATTGTTGATGAGATCCATGAACGAGGGATGAATGAAGGTAATTTGAAGAAACTTCCAATGGTTTTAATTATATTTCTTGCTTGATAATTATTTACTTTGTGGCAGATTTTTTACTTATTGTTCTAAAGGAGCTACTTCCTCGCCGACCAGAGCTAAAGTTAATTTTGATGAGTGCAACTTTAAATGCCGAGCTTTTCTCATCCTACTTTGGTGGGGCTCCAATGATTCATATTCCTGTAAGTTTCTTCTATTAAGTTGAGAGTACATTTTATTCCATTTTGCCTGTTCGAGTGGGACCTCTGTCTCGTCTCCTTCAAGATATGCTAGCATATGCTTAGATAAAATGTTTTATCTCTGATTTTTGGTCATTCATCAGTTTTTGATTGGCTGTTTCAATAGTCGCAGGGAAGTAGAATTAGATATTAATATATTTTGTACCCTATTTTTAGGCAAAATCAAATGTAGTTATTCGGATAATCGTTAACCCCTATTTTAATATGATTGCTGTTTGTCACCTCTTATATGGCATTATGGCCGTATGCCCTTATAGGTAAAGGAATACAGTGTCATATTATAAGCTCAAGTGATTTTACAGTATGTATATGTGAGGGTACTTTGTTTATTTTTGGTCAATGTCTATCAACTTTCTTTTGAACACTAATAACTCCGAAAGTATTGAAACAACAGATTATGTCGTTATTAGAACTTTTAACGATTGAAGCACACCCAACCACTGTCTCATGCAGCCTGTTTGTGACTGCTGATTATCCAATTCTCGTTATTGAAGATGACATAATAACTTTAAACACGCCCCCTCCCCCCTAGATTATGTTTCTTTCAATATTCACCCCTCTATACGGTGAGTGCTGGTTATATGTATACTTTGTTGGTGTTGTGAATATAATTATGCCCGTTCCTTACTAGTGTTTTTTGTTGCAGGGTTTCACTTATCCAGTACGGAGCTTTTTTCTTGAGAATATTTTAGATTTGACTGGATACAGATTGTCAACATATAATCAAATTGATAATTATGGCCAAGAGAAAAGTTGGAAAATGCAGAAACAAACTCTCCGTAAAAGAAAAACTCAAATTGCTTCAGCTGCAGAGGTATGACTACGAATCTCTACCTTATTTTCTCCAGATTCCTTTATTATAACTAAAAAGAAATAAAATTGTGTTGAAACAGGATGCCCTTGAATCTGCTGATTTGAGAGATTTTAATCCGAGGACTAGGGATTCCCTATCATGTTGGAACCCCGATTCAATTGGATTCAATCTTATTGATAATGTTCTTTGTCATATATGTAGAAAAGAAAGGCCAGGGGCTGTTTTGGTATTTATGACTGGCTGGGATGATATTAATTCTCTAAAGGATCAACTCCAATCTCATCCGCTATTGGGAGATCCAACCAAAGTTTTGCTGCTTGCATGTCATGGTTCTATGGATAGCTCTGAACAGGTAATATTGTGGAAAGTTTATTTATTTAACATTATTTCTTTATCTTTTACTATACATCGCTTGGTCTTTAAGGAACACTATGTCTAAAGTTTAGTTATTGTAGTGATACTGTCAGACGTTTGATGTTGGTAATTTTGCGTGGTTACGGAAAGTTTTATACACTGTTCAGGAAATATTACTCGTATTATTGATAGCAATCTCAGCCTTTTTATATGCGAATTTGGTTGAATGCTTTAACTAAAAAAATAGATACAAATGAAACAGGTCTAATGGGTTGGACGGGTCAAATTGCGTACTCCATTTGAACCCAAAGCCACTTTAAGCTGTTACCCACCCGCCAATTTTGCTACCATTATTTGGAATATTACGTTCTTACTGcccattgttatttttttttatttaacttgAGTTGTTATTTGTTGCGAGTACTCCTAAGAAATATGTCATTACGATTCCATCTAAGAATTTTGAGGTACATCCGATGAGTTTACATTGTGTGAGGTATATCAAACAAACATATAAACATCTATGAGACGTGTAAGCTTATCTATAAGTCAGTTAACAGTAAAAATACTTTTTTGCATTGCCACAAAATGCAAAGTGTTTTCTAACTGAGTATTAACATAGGCATAAATATATTGAGATGGACACCCATTAAATAGAAGCTCTGTGTtttttctagtaataataatagataataataattccTCCATTTATTTAGTCTGAATTCAAATGATGTTGTCATAAAGGTGATGGATGTCTGATGTGTCTTTTTCTTTCGTGGCTTAAACAGAAATTAATATTCAATAAACCTGAAGATGGTATCAGAAAAATAGTTCTGGCCACCAACATGGCCGAGACAAGCATCACCATCAATGATGTCGTGTTTGTTGTTGACTGTGGAAAAGCTAAAGAGACATCGTATGATGCTCTCAACAATACTCCATGTTTGCTTCCAGCTTGGATCTCAAAGGCATCTGCTCATCAAGTAAGTCTACTGTGACTTCAAATAAAAGAAAAATGATTGTCATATCCAACCTGTCTATTTTGACTTGCTTATAATTTATGTTGGTTTGGTTTCTTTATTTTTGAGCTAATAAACTTTTCCTCAACTGTTGTAGAGGAGAGGAAGAGCAGGTCGTGTGCAACCAGGTGAATGCTACCATTTGTATCCCAAATCTGTATACGAGTCTTTTGCTGAATATCAACTGCCGGAATTGTTGAGGACACCCTTACAATCTTTATGTCTTCAAATTAAGAGTTTACAACTTGGTAGTATTTCTGAGTTCCTATCAAGGGCCTTGCAGCCACCAGAGCCTTTATCAGTAAGTTGAACAGAAACTCATTTCACAAACAAAATGTTATCTTGCCAATATCGGCTTTCTTGAATGGTCTTTTATTCTCCACACAATGCCCAAATTTTGCCACATTTCAGGTTCAGAATGCTGTTGAATATTTAAAAGTAATTGGGGCTCTAGATGACAAAGAAAATCTTACAGTGCTAGGTATTTTACACATTGGTTTCAATTTGTTTCGTTTTCTgtaatatatacatagatatagatatagatatagatatatatgtatgtaggGTTAAGTTCAAATGAGAACCAAAAGAATTGCGAGGACTACGAGAACCAACAAATTATATGGATTTTATACATGTAAACGCAACAAAGTACATATGAATGTAATTTAATAGCTTTATTTACTGTTTTTTCTTAAAAACTCAACTGAACCAACTATTTTTGCAGGTCGTAAATTGTCTGTGCTTCCAGTTGAGCCCAAACTTGGTAAGATGTTGATATTAGGGGCGATTTTCAACTGCCTCGATCCAATAATGACTGTTGTTGCTGGTTTAAGTGCCCGAGATCCATTTTTGATGCCGTTTGACAAAAAGGATGTAAGTACCATATGGTTATTCTCAAATGAGCTTTACCTGTCAGAATGGTGTTGAATTTTTTAATCCTGCACTACACGTTTTAATTCTGCACTACATGGAAACCAACATGCACGATCAATATTTTGTCTTGTTCATTTTTAATTCAAAAAACATGTCACCACTGTTGCAATTAGTTTAGTTATTGATTGTGCCTTCAACCTTTTTATATGTAAGAAGTTGCACTCCCTCCTTTTAATTAAACAAGCATACTTACATATATAGTAGGTGGTAAAATAAATGGG comes from Rutidosis leptorrhynchoides isolate AG116_Rl617_1_P2 chromosome 4, CSIRO_AGI_Rlap_v1, whole genome shotgun sequence and encodes:
- the LOC139844924 gene encoding DExH-box ATP-dependent RNA helicase DExH3 gives rise to the protein MTYSSVIVHNYIRLCLNPLRTTASFQLRRRLHLSPKFIPPLILASSSSRVSSSSSTSSNYRIKRTGNNDSYSLPYLFHQTLPYGRHAYDEYAASEDDSDREHYQSSSNLGASTLDNIDEWQWKLTTLMRNKDEQELVSREKKDRRDFDQLSALATRMGLHSRQYSKVIVFSKVPLPNYRPDLDDKRPQREVVLSSELHSRVDYHLKSYLSRKSVSRGGYPDNGSPTSSTSTSFVTEERFHEQDEPMRRSPVAEGILRRKSLQLRNIQQDWQESAEGQKMQELRRSLPAYKEKEALLNAISRNQVIVVSGETGCGKTTQLPQYILESEIEAARGAQCSIICTQPRRISAMSVAERVAAERGEKLGDSVGYKVRLEGVKGRDTRLLFCTTGILLRRLLLDRSLQGVSHVIVDEIHERGMNEDFLLIVLKELLPRRPELKLILMSATLNAELFSSYFGGAPMIHIPGFTYPVRSFFLENILDLTGYRLSTYNQIDNYGQEKSWKMQKQTLRKRKTQIASAAEDALESADLRDFNPRTRDSLSCWNPDSIGFNLIDNVLCHICRKERPGAVLVFMTGWDDINSLKDQLQSHPLLGDPTKVLLLACHGSMDSSEQKLIFNKPEDGIRKIVLATNMAETSITINDVVFVVDCGKAKETSYDALNNTPCLLPAWISKASAHQRRGRAGRVQPGECYHLYPKSVYESFAEYQLPELLRTPLQSLCLQIKSLQLGSISEFLSRALQPPEPLSVQNAVEYLKVIGALDDKENLTVLGRKLSVLPVEPKLGKMLILGAIFNCLDPIMTVVAGLSARDPFLMPFDKKDLAESAKAQFSGRDNSDHLALLRAYDGWKAADRNQSGHDYCWRNFLSSQTLRAIDSLRKQFYFLLRDGGLVDNMDKCNTWSHDEHLIRAIICSGLFPGICSVVNKKTSVSLKTMEDGPVLLYSNSVNSQEPTIPYPWLVFNEKVKVNSVFLRDSTAVSDSVVLLFGGNVTRGGLDGHLKMLGGYLEFFMKPGLAGTYLALKRELDELIQMKLLNPKIDIGNETELLESLKLLVSGDRCEGRFVYGRKASPPVSKNSGKIAADNKGTSSINNSLAENDNSKNHLQTLLLRAGHQPPSYKTSQLKNNKFRSTVVFNGLDFVGQPCGSKKLAEKSAASEALQWLTGESQTSQKAIDNISAILKKSKKKNRVR